The following coding sequences are from one Lolium rigidum isolate FL_2022 chromosome 6, APGP_CSIRO_Lrig_0.1, whole genome shotgun sequence window:
- the LOC124667760 gene encoding protein RADIALIS-like 3, with the protein MSSVSRSSSRGGANAEWSTRENKLFEEALAYYGEGTPDRWLKVSRAMGGTKTADEVRRHYEILDNDVKLIESGRIPYPNYNAQGSWN; encoded by the coding sequence ATGTCTTCTGTGTCAAGGAGCTCATCCCGCGGCGGCGCCAACGCGGAGTGGAGCACCAGGGAGAACAAGCTGTTCGAGGAGGCCCTGGCCTACTACGGCGAGGGCACGCCCGACCGTTGGCTCAAGGTGTCCCGCGCCATGGGCGGGACCAAGACGGCCGATGAGGTGCGCCGCCATTACGAGATCCTCGACAACGACGTGAAGCTCATCGAGTCCGGCAGGATCCCGTACCCCAACTACAACGCACAGGGGTCTTGGAACTGA